A region from the Methanothermobacter sp. genome encodes:
- a CDS encoding nascent polypeptide-associated complex protein: MIPGMGMNPKQLKQMQRAMKQMGMDMKDLRGVEEVVIKLKKKEIIIKNPRVNVMEFMGQKTYQVTGKARERDLEAEVKIPEDDIELVMNQTGASREEATRALQETGGDLAEAIMRLS, from the coding sequence TGGGAATGAACCCGAAGCAGCTGAAACAGATGCAGAGGGCCATGAAGCAGATGGGAATGGATATGAAGGACCTCCGTGGTGTTGAGGAGGTCGTGATCAAACTCAAAAAGAAGGAGATCATAATAAAGAATCCCCGCGTGAATGTCATGGAGTTCATGGGCCAGAAAACCTATCAGGTGACAGGTAAAGCCCGTGAACGCGACCTTGAAGCTGAGGTTAAGATACCTGAGGATGACATTGAACTTGTCATGAACCAGACCGGCGCAAGCCGGGAGGAAGCCACCAGGGCCCTTCAGGAAACCGGGGGTGACCTGGCAGAGGCCATTATGAGGTTGAGCTGA
- a CDS encoding Zc3h12a-like ribonuclease has protein sequence MRVIIDASNVAHSRKNDDNRPCIDNILSAAEELEKLGYEPVIIADASLRHEIDDKEKFKKLLEEGKFQQVPSGTTADHFILKMAEEEDAKILSNDVFREYKDEFQDINSRRIPYTFRDDRILIGTSGKPKKVKNILQKICNEALNEFERKRIDSYKAKRGKKLSGIAIAKEAIDRIRRSQEEGLEPKLEGIFMKLPLFEKFMSMVEEVERTSNYIIFVLVHPRDYREAVKYAGNIAVTVGDRLKLEHAPLVAVRNDLFLKPGTFELNIMYSEEVMEEAPYNVNITINDHDYSFVKKNSRNIASTIAARIGSWRFPIVSVKPSMLLEKPGEFDVVLEKGGND, from the coding sequence TTGAGGGTAATTATAGATGCATCGAACGTCGCCCATTCAAGGAAAAACGACGATAATAGGCCATGCATAGATAATATACTGTCAGCAGCAGAGGAGCTTGAAAAACTCGGCTATGAACCTGTTATAATTGCCGATGCATCCCTGCGACATGAGATAGATGATAAGGAGAAGTTTAAGAAACTCCTTGAGGAGGGGAAATTCCAGCAGGTGCCCTCAGGTACCACGGCTGATCACTTCATACTCAAGATGGCCGAGGAGGAGGATGCCAAGATACTCTCAAATGATGTGTTCAGAGAGTATAAGGACGAGTTTCAGGACATAAACAGCAGGAGGATACCCTACACATTCAGGGATGACAGGATCCTCATAGGGACATCTGGAAAGCCAAAGAAGGTTAAGAATATTCTCCAGAAAATCTGTAACGAGGCCCTAAATGAATTCGAAAGGAAAAGGATAGACTCATATAAGGCCAAAAGGGGCAAGAAACTCAGCGGTATAGCCATAGCCAAGGAGGCCATTGACAGGATAAGGAGGAGTCAGGAGGAGGGCCTGGAACCCAAACTTGAGGGTATATTCATGAAGCTCCCACTCTTTGAGAAGTTCATGAGTATGGTGGAGGAGGTGGAGCGGACCAGCAACTATATCATATTTGTTCTGGTGCACCCGAGGGACTACAGGGAGGCGGTGAAGTACGCTGGCAACATTGCTGTTACGGTTGGTGACAGACTCAAACTGGAACACGCCCCCCTGGTGGCTGTAAGGAATGACCTCTTCCTGAAACCAGGAACCTTTGAACTTAACATAATGTACTCTGAGGAGGTCATGGAGGAGGCCCCCTACAACGTCAACATAACCATAAATGATCACGATTACAGTTTTGTTAAGAAAAATTCAAGGAACATAGCAAGCACAATCGCAGCCAGGATAGGGTCATGGAGGTTCCCCATAGTGTCTGTTAAACCAAGTATGCTGCTTGAGAAGCCAGGGGAATTCGACGTGGTTCTTGAG
- a CDS encoding metallophosphoesterase — protein MVLIAHISDLHVGAPNFKEDILLEAIRQINELKPDATVITGDLTDNGYYLEFLQAAEYLSDLKGPKIFVPGNHDARHVGNETFEDVFRYRKGTFVMDDLTIIGLDSSEPDLDYGKIGRSQQIWMEEELERASERGHFRVIALHHHIIPVPKTGRERNVLADAGDILYSIIRKGADLVISGHKHVPHVWRVEDTFFVTAGTVSSLKLRGKDINSYNTYYITEDSIRVFLNQVQGERIELASHSLRE, from the coding sequence ATGGTCTTAATAGCCCATATCTCGGATCTCCATGTGGGCGCACCCAACTTCAAGGAGGACATACTCCTTGAGGCCATAAGACAGATAAATGAGCTTAAACCTGACGCAACCGTTATAACCGGTGATCTTACAGATAACGGTTACTACCTCGAATTCCTGCAGGCCGCTGAGTACCTCAGCGACCTCAAGGGTCCTAAAATATTTGTTCCAGGGAACCATGATGCAAGGCATGTGGGAAACGAGACCTTTGAGGATGTCTTCAGGTACAGGAAGGGGACCTTTGTGATGGATGACCTCACAATAATAGGACTTGACAGCAGTGAGCCTGATCTCGACTATGGCAAGATAGGGAGGTCCCAGCAGATCTGGATGGAGGAGGAACTTGAGAGGGCCTCGGAGAGGGGACATTTCAGGGTTATAGCCCTCCACCACCATATAATACCTGTTCCCAAGACCGGTCGTGAGAGAAACGTCCTTGCAGATGCAGGGGATATACTCTATTCAATAATCAGGAAGGGCGCTGACCTTGTGATATCGGGCCACAAGCATGTCCCCCATGTCTGGAGGGTTGAGGACACGTTCTTTGTAACCGCCGGGACGGTTTCATCCCTTAAACTGAGGGGTAAAGATATTAATTCATATAATACATATTACATTACTGAGGATTCTATAAGAGTATTTCTCAACCAGGTTCAGGGAGAAAGGATTGAACTGGCATCCCATAGCCTGCGGGAATAA